A stretch of Primulina tabacum isolate GXHZ01 chromosome 13, ASM2559414v2, whole genome shotgun sequence DNA encodes these proteins:
- the LOC142523169 gene encoding F-box/kelch-repeat protein At3g06240-like, giving the protein MSKLPSILMDLPSEIIVNILSRLPSRTIVSCKCVCKQWHKLLSSPEFVKFHVSVSTPEVLVLQIDPKGECLCKFVEHEDQFQHQLQGFRWNQAIKFDPKTFISSPEDYRLEMKGSVDGFLCLQYSSKIDDVICVCNPITREYISLPRLTRVVEYANFTHYGFGVSSITGQYKVIYMFQKSVRKVWQCVRSENYECEFYDYMVYTLGAGSWRSTARNSPFDQAHLFFGVFLNGNLHGLVQNSSRSAISISCFDLEAESFEPFSPPPYPLKLVWFGGCDILGVLDDCLCICDSSSLRDEGGIVFWTMKEYGVTESWTRLFVFVGTQICSSFPFEVVHPIGGYKNGDILFSWKDQMVFYYSSKTETSHKVDIHAQDLDTGGWIKTTLHNSSFLSPESFDEEKVISFADLSGC; this is encoded by the coding sequence ATGAGTAAACTACCATCAATCTTGATGGATCTACCCTCAGAAATAATCGTCAATATCCTATCAAGACTTCCATCCCGAACCATCGTAAGCTGCAAATGCGTTTGCAAGCAATGGCACAAGCTACTCTCGAGTCCGGAGTTTGTCAAATTCCATGTTTCTGTTTCAACTCCTGAAGTGCTTGTCCTTCAAATAGATCCAAAGGGTGAGTGCCTGTGCAAATTCGTCGAACATGAAGACCAGTTTCAACATCAACTACAAGGTTTTCGCTGGAATCAGGCAATTAAATTTGATCCCAAAACATTCATTAGCTCCCCAGAAGATTACCGACTGGAGATGAAAGGTTCAGTAGATGGTTTTCTTTGCTTGCAATACAGCAGCAAAATAGATGATGTGATTTGTGTATGCAATCCAATAACTCGAGAGTACATCTCTCTTCCCAGACTTACACGCGTTGTGGAGTATGCTAACTTTACTCATTATGGATTCGGGGTAAGCTCGATAACCGGTCAATACAAGGTAATTTATATGTTTCAGAAGAGTGTGCGCAAAGTATGGCAGTGTGTAAGGTCTGAAAACTACGAGTGTGAATTCTATGATTACATGGTCTACACGCTTGGGGCAGGTTCTTGGAGAAGCACTGCAAGAAACTCCCCATTCGATCAAGCACACCTTTTCTTTGGCGTGTTTCTGAATGGAAATCTACATGGGTTGGTGCAGAATTCTTCCAGATCAGCCATTTCAATATCATGTTTCGATCTTGAAGCTGAATCATTTGAGCCCTTTTCTCCTCCTCCATATCCGCTAAAGCTGGTATGGTTTGGGGGCTGTGATATTTTAGGCGTTTTGGATGATTGCTTGTGTATTTGTGACAGTAGCAGCTTAAGAGATGAGGGGGGCATTGTTTTCTGGACGATGAAGGAATATGGTGTTACTGAATCATGGACGAGGCTGTTCGTTTTTGTGGGAACACAAATATGTTCTTCTTTTCCGTTCGAAGTTGTTCACCCCATCGGAGGTTATAAAAATGGTGACATCTTGTTTTCTTGGAAAGATCAGATGGTGTTTTATTATAGCAGCAAGACTGAAACCAGTCATAAAGTTGATATACATGCTCAAGATTTAGATACAGGTGGTTGGATCAAGACAACCCTCCACAATTCAAGCTTTCTTTCACCTGAAAGTTTCGATGAGGAAAAGGTGATCTCCTTTGCGGACTTGTCGGGTTGTTAG